From the genome of Bubalus bubalis isolate 160015118507 breed Murrah chromosome 2, NDDB_SH_1, whole genome shotgun sequence, one region includes:
- the AGER gene encoding advanced glycosylation end product-specific receptor isoform X3 has product MAAGAVIGAWMLVLSLWGAVTGDQNITARIGKPLVLNCKGAPKKPPQQLEWKLNTGRTEAWKVLSPQGDPWDSVARVLPNGSLLLPAVGIQDEGTFRCRATSRSGKETKSNYRVRVYQIPGKPEIVDPASELMAGVPNKVGTCVSEGGYPAGALSWLLDGKTLIPDGKGVSVKEETKRHPETGLFTLHSELMVTPARGGALHPTFSCSFTPGLPRRRALHTAPIQLRVWSEHRDAVPLKEVQLVVEPEGGAVAPGGTVTLTCEAPAQPPPQIHWIKDGRPLPLPPGPVLLLPEVGPEDQGTYSCVATHPSHGPQESRAVSVSIIETGEEGTTAGSVEGPGLETLALTLGILGGLGTVALLIGVIMWHRRRQRKGQERKVPENQEEEEEERAELNQPEEPEAAESSTGGP; this is encoded by the exons ATGGCAGCAGGGGCAGTGATCGGAGCCTGGATGCTAGTCCTCAGTCTGTGGG GGGCAGTCACAGGGGACCAAAACATCACAGCCCGGATCGGGAAGCCACTGGTGCTGAACTGTAAGGGAGCCCCCAAGAAACCACCCCAGCAGCTGGAATGGAAACTG aACACAGGCCGGACAGAAGCTTGGAAAGTCCTGTCTCCCCAGGGAGACCCCTGGGATAGCGTGGCTCGGGTCCTCCCCAACGGCTCCCTCCTCCTGCCGGCTGTTGGGATCCAGGATGAGGGGACTTTCCGGTGCCGGGCAACGAGCCGGAGCGGAAAGGAGACCAAGTCTAACTACCGAGTCCGAGTCTATC AGATTCCTGGGAAGCCAGAAATTGTTGATCCTGCCTCTGAACTCATGGCTGGTGTCCCCAATAAG GTGGGGACATGTGTGTCCGAGGGGGGCTACCCTGCAGGGGCTCTTAGCTGGCTCTTGGATGGGAAAACTCTGATTCCTGATGGCAAAG GAGTGTCAGTGAAGGAAGAGACCAAGAGACACCCAGAGACAGGGCTTTTCACACTCCATTCGGAGCTGATGGTGACCCCAGCTCGGGGAGGAGCTCTCCACCCCACCTTCTCCTGTAGCTTCACCCCTGGCCTTCCCCGGCGCCGAGCCCTGCACACGGCCCCCATCCAGCTCAGGGTCTGGAGTGAGCACCGAG ATGCTGTGCCACTGAAGGAAGTCCAGTTGGTGGTAGAGCCAGAAGGGGGAGCAGTAGCTCCTGGTGGTACCGTGACCTTGACCTGTGAAGCCCCCGCCCAGCCCCCACCTCAAATCCACTGGATCAAGGAT ggcaggcccctgccccttccccctgGCCCCGTGCTGCTCCTCCCAGAGGTAGGGCCTGAGGACCAGGGAACCTACAGTTGTGTGGCCACCCATCCCAGCCATGGGCCCCAGGAGAGCCGTGCTGTCAGCGTCAGCATCATTG AAACAGGCGAGGAGGGGACGACTGCAG GCTCTGTGGAAGGGCCGGGGCTGGAAACCCTAGCCCTGACCCTGGGGATCCTGGGAGGCCTGGGGACAGTCGCCCTGCTCATTGGGGTCATCATGTGGCATCGAAGGCGGCAACGCAAAGGACAGGAGAG GAAGGTCCCGGAAaaccaggaggaggaagaggaggagagagcgGAACTGAACCAGCCAGAGGAGCCCGAGGCTGCAGAGAGCAGCACAGGAGGGCCTTGA
- the AGER gene encoding advanced glycosylation end product-specific receptor isoform X4, translating into MAAGAVIGAWMLVLSLWGAVTGDQNITARIGKPLVLNCKGAPKKPPQQLEWKLNTGRTEAWKVLSPQGDPWDSVARVLPNGSLLLPAVGIQDEGTFRCRATSRSGKETKSNYRVRVYQIPGKPEIVDPASELMAGVPNKVGTCVSEGGYPAGALSWLLDGKTLIPDGKGVSVKEETKRHPETGLFTLHSELMVTPARGGALHPTFSCSFTPGLPRRRALHTAPIQLRVWNAVPLKEVQLVVEPEGGAVAPGGTVTLTCEAPAQPPPQIHWIKDGRPLPLPPGPVLLLPEVGPEDQGTYSCVATHPSHGPQESRAVSVSIIETGEEGTTAGSVEGPGLETLALTLGILGGLGTVALLIGVIMWHRRRQRKGQERKVPENQEEEEEERAELNQPEEPEAAESSTGGP; encoded by the exons ATGGCAGCAGGGGCAGTGATCGGAGCCTGGATGCTAGTCCTCAGTCTGTGGG GGGCAGTCACAGGGGACCAAAACATCACAGCCCGGATCGGGAAGCCACTGGTGCTGAACTGTAAGGGAGCCCCCAAGAAACCACCCCAGCAGCTGGAATGGAAACTG aACACAGGCCGGACAGAAGCTTGGAAAGTCCTGTCTCCCCAGGGAGACCCCTGGGATAGCGTGGCTCGGGTCCTCCCCAACGGCTCCCTCCTCCTGCCGGCTGTTGGGATCCAGGATGAGGGGACTTTCCGGTGCCGGGCAACGAGCCGGAGCGGAAAGGAGACCAAGTCTAACTACCGAGTCCGAGTCTATC AGATTCCTGGGAAGCCAGAAATTGTTGATCCTGCCTCTGAACTCATGGCTGGTGTCCCCAATAAG GTGGGGACATGTGTGTCCGAGGGGGGCTACCCTGCAGGGGCTCTTAGCTGGCTCTTGGATGGGAAAACTCTGATTCCTGATGGCAAAG GAGTGTCAGTGAAGGAAGAGACCAAGAGACACCCAGAGACAGGGCTTTTCACACTCCATTCGGAGCTGATGGTGACCCCAGCTCGGGGAGGAGCTCTCCACCCCACCTTCTCCTGTAGCTTCACCCCTGGCCTTCCCCGGCGCCGAGCCCTGCACACGGCCCCCATCCAGCTCAGGGTCTGGA ATGCTGTGCCACTGAAGGAAGTCCAGTTGGTGGTAGAGCCAGAAGGGGGAGCAGTAGCTCCTGGTGGTACCGTGACCTTGACCTGTGAAGCCCCCGCCCAGCCCCCACCTCAAATCCACTGGATCAAGGAT ggcaggcccctgccccttccccctgGCCCCGTGCTGCTCCTCCCAGAGGTAGGGCCTGAGGACCAGGGAACCTACAGTTGTGTGGCCACCCATCCCAGCCATGGGCCCCAGGAGAGCCGTGCTGTCAGCGTCAGCATCATTG AAACAGGCGAGGAGGGGACGACTGCAG GCTCTGTGGAAGGGCCGGGGCTGGAAACCCTAGCCCTGACCCTGGGGATCCTGGGAGGCCTGGGGACAGTCGCCCTGCTCATTGGGGTCATCATGTGGCATCGAAGGCGGCAACGCAAAGGACAGGAGAG GAAGGTCCCGGAAaaccaggaggaggaagaggaggagagagcgGAACTGAACCAGCCAGAGGAGCCCGAGGCTGCAGAGAGCAGCACAGGAGGGCCTTGA
- the PBX2 gene encoding pre-B-cell leukemia transcription factor 2 isoform X3: protein MTITDQSLDEAQAKKHALNCHRMKPALFSVLCEIKEKTGLSIRSSQEEEPVDPQLMRLDNMLLAEGVAGPEKGGGSAAAAAAAAASGGGVSPDNSIEHSDYRSKLAQIRHIYHSELEKYEQACNEFTTHVMNLLREQSRTRPVAPKEMERMVSIIHRKFSAIQMQLKQSTCEAVMILRSRFLDARRKRRNFSKQATEVLNEYFYSHLSNPYPSEEAKEELAKKCGITVSQVSNWFGNKRIRYKKNIGKFQEEANIYAVKTAVSVTQGGHSRTSSPTPPSSAGSGGSFNLSGSGDMFLGMPGLNGDSYSASQVESLRHSMGPGGYGDNLGGGQMYSPREMRANGGWQEAVTPSSVTSPTEGPGSVHSDTSN, encoded by the exons ATGACCATCACCGACCAGAGCCTGGACGAGGCCCAGGCCAA GAAACACGCCCTAAACTGCCACCGCATGAAGCCTGCTCTCTTTAGCGTTCTGTGTGAAATCAAGGAGAAAACTG GCCTCAGCATTCGAAGCTCCCAAGAGGAGGAGCCTGTGGATCCACAGCTGATGCGCTTGGACAACATGCTTCTGGCAGAGGGTGTGGCTGGGCCTGAGAAAGGGGGTGGCTCAGCGGCTGCAGCGGCAGCAGCTGCAGCCTCCGGGGGCGGAGTGTCCCCTGACAACTCCATCGAACACTCGGACTATCGCAGCAAACTTGCCCAGATCCGCCACATTTACCACTCGGAGCTGGAGAAATATGAACAG GCGTGTAACGAGTTCACAACCCACGTCATGAACCTGCTGAGGGAGCAGAGCCGCACGCGGCCTGTGGCACCCAAGGAGATGGAGCGCATGGTGAGCATCATCCACCGGAAGTTCAGCGCCATCCAGATGCAACTCAAGCAGAGCACCTGCGAGGCCGTCATGATCCTACGTTCCCGCTTCCTGGACGCCAG ACGGAAACGCCGTAACTTCAGCAAACAGGCCACGGAGGTTCTGAATGAGTATTTCTACTCCCACCTGAGTAACCCATACCCTAGTGAGGAGGCTAAGGAGGAGCTTGCCAAGAAGTGCGGAATCACTGTCTCTCAG GTCTCCAACTGGTTTGGCAACAAGCGGATTCGCTATAAGAAAAACATAGGAAAGTTCCAAGAGGAGGCAAACATCTATGCCGTCAAGACCGCCGTGTCGGTCACCCAGGGAGGCCACAGCCGCACCAGCTCCCCGACACCCCCTTCCTCCGCAG GCTCTGGCGGCTCTTTCAATCTCTCAGGATCCGGTGACATGTTTCTGGGGATGCCCGGGCTCAACGGAGATTCCTACTCTGCCtcccag GTGGAATCACTCCGACACTCAATGGGGCCAGGGGGCTACGGGGATAACCTCGGGGGAGGCCAGATGTACAGCCCTCGGGAAATGAGG gCAAATGGCGGCTGGCAGGAGGCTGTGACCCCGTCCTCAGTGACATCCCCAACAGAGGGACCAGGGAGCGTTCATTCAGACACTTCCAACTGA
- the RNF5 gene encoding E3 ubiquitin-protein ligase RNF5 isoform X2 codes for MSGDCSGSCGQCVWPPVLWLETRPERQECPVCKAGISRENVVPLYGRGSQKPQDPRLKTPPRPQGQRPAPESRGGFQPFGDTGGFHFSFGVGAFPFGFFTTVFNTHEPFRRGTGVDLGQGHPASSWQDSLFLFLAIFFFFWLLSI; via the exons ATGTCTGGAGACTGCTCGGGAAGCTGTGGTCAGTGTGTGTGGCCACCTGTACTG tggctGGAGACACGGCCAGAGCGGCAAGAATGCCCAGTGTGCAAAGCTGGGATCAGCAGAGAAAATGTTGTCCCTCTCTATGGGCGAGGGAGCCAGAAGCCCCAGGATCCCAG aTTGAaaaccccaccccgcccccagggcCAGCGACCGGCTCCGGAGAGCAGAGGG GGATTCCAGCCATTTGGCGATACTGGGGGATTTCACTTCTCATTTGGTGTCGGTGCTTTTCCCTTTGGCTTTTTCACCACCGTCTTCAATACCCATGAACCGTTCCGTCGGGGTACAG GTGTGGATCTGGGACAGGGTCACCCGGCCTCCAGCTGGCAGGACTCCCTCTTCCTGTTTCTCGccatcttcttctttttctggctgCTCAGTATTTGA
- the PBX2 gene encoding pre-B-cell leukemia transcription factor 2 isoform X2 produces the protein MEAERPQEEEDGEQHQGPHQDEHGWPPASSSTRPWRSAPPSPPPPGTRPTALGPRSASLLSLQTELLLDLVAEAQSRRLEEQRATFHPPKNPLSLGRALPRPLEDREQLYSTILSHQQIMTITDQSLDEAQAKKHALNCHRMKPALFSVLCEIKEKTGLSIRSSQEEEPVDPQLMRLDNMLLAEGVAGPEKGGGSAAAAAAAAASGGGVSPDNSIEHSDYRSKLAQIRHIYHSELEKYEQACNEFTTHVMNLLREQSRTRPVAPKEMERMVSIIHRKFSAIQMQLKQSTCEAVMILRSRFLDARRKRRNFSKQATEVLNEYFYSHLSNPYPSEEAKEELAKKCGITVSQVSNWFGNKRIRYKKNIGKFQEEANIYAVKTAVSVTQGGHSRTSSPTPPSSAGSGGSFNLSGSGDMFLGMPGLNGDSYSASQVESLRHSMGPGGYGDNLGGGQMYSPREMRANGGWQEAVTPSSVTSPTEGPGSVHSDTSN, from the exons ATGGAGGCTGAGAGACCCCAGGAAGAAGAGGATGGTGAGCAG CATCAGGGCCCCCATCAGGATGAGCACGGCTGGCCCCCCGCGAGCTCCAGCACTCGGCCTTGGAGGTCTGCCCctccgtcccctcctcctccagggactcgcCCTACAG ccctggggcccCGCTCGGCCTCCCTGCTCTCCCTGCAGACCGAGCTCCTTCTGGACCTGGTGGCAGAGGCCCAGTCCCGCCGCCTAGAGGAGCAGAGAGCCACCTTCCATCCCCCCAAGAACCCCCTAAGCCTAGGTCGAGCCCTGCCCCGGCCTCTTGAGGACAGAGAACAGCTCTACAGCACCATCCTCAGTCACCAG CAGATAATGACCATCACCGACCAGAGCCTGGACGAGGCCCAGGCCAA GAAACACGCCCTAAACTGCCACCGCATGAAGCCTGCTCTCTTTAGCGTTCTGTGTGAAATCAAGGAGAAAACTG GCCTCAGCATTCGAAGCTCCCAAGAGGAGGAGCCTGTGGATCCACAGCTGATGCGCTTGGACAACATGCTTCTGGCAGAGGGTGTGGCTGGGCCTGAGAAAGGGGGTGGCTCAGCGGCTGCAGCGGCAGCAGCTGCAGCCTCCGGGGGCGGAGTGTCCCCTGACAACTCCATCGAACACTCGGACTATCGCAGCAAACTTGCCCAGATCCGCCACATTTACCACTCGGAGCTGGAGAAATATGAACAG GCGTGTAACGAGTTCACAACCCACGTCATGAACCTGCTGAGGGAGCAGAGCCGCACGCGGCCTGTGGCACCCAAGGAGATGGAGCGCATGGTGAGCATCATCCACCGGAAGTTCAGCGCCATCCAGATGCAACTCAAGCAGAGCACCTGCGAGGCCGTCATGATCCTACGTTCCCGCTTCCTGGACGCCAG ACGGAAACGCCGTAACTTCAGCAAACAGGCCACGGAGGTTCTGAATGAGTATTTCTACTCCCACCTGAGTAACCCATACCCTAGTGAGGAGGCTAAGGAGGAGCTTGCCAAGAAGTGCGGAATCACTGTCTCTCAG GTCTCCAACTGGTTTGGCAACAAGCGGATTCGCTATAAGAAAAACATAGGAAAGTTCCAAGAGGAGGCAAACATCTATGCCGTCAAGACCGCCGTGTCGGTCACCCAGGGAGGCCACAGCCGCACCAGCTCCCCGACACCCCCTTCCTCCGCAG GCTCTGGCGGCTCTTTCAATCTCTCAGGATCCGGTGACATGTTTCTGGGGATGCCCGGGCTCAACGGAGATTCCTACTCTGCCtcccag GTGGAATCACTCCGACACTCAATGGGGCCAGGGGGCTACGGGGATAACCTCGGGGGAGGCCAGATGTACAGCCCTCGGGAAATGAGG gCAAATGGCGGCTGGCAGGAGGCTGTGACCCCGTCCTCAGTGACATCCCCAACAGAGGGACCAGGGAGCGTTCATTCAGACACTTCCAACTGA
- the AGER gene encoding advanced glycosylation end product-specific receptor isoform X2 has translation MAAGAVIGAWMLVLSLWGAVTGDQNITARIGKPLVLNCKGAPKKPPQQLEWKLNTGRTEAWKVLSPQGDPWDSVARVLPNGSLLLPAVGIQDEGTFRCRATSRSGKETKSNYRVRVYQIPGKPEIVDPASELMAGVPNKVGTCVSEGGYPAGALSWLLDGKTLIPDGKGVSVKEETKRHPETGLFTLHSELMVTPARGGALHPTFSCSFTPGLPRRRALHTAPIQLRVWSEHRGGEGPNVDAVPLKEVQLVVEPEGGAVAPGGTVTLTCEAPAQPPPQIHWIKDGRPLPLPPGPVLLLPEVGPEDQGTYSCVATHPSHGPQESRAVSVSIIETGEEGTTAGSVEGPGLETLALTLGILGGLGTVALLIGVIMWHRRRQRKGQERKVPENQEEEEEERAELNQPEEPEAAESSTGGP, from the exons ATGGCAGCAGGGGCAGTGATCGGAGCCTGGATGCTAGTCCTCAGTCTGTGGG GGGCAGTCACAGGGGACCAAAACATCACAGCCCGGATCGGGAAGCCACTGGTGCTGAACTGTAAGGGAGCCCCCAAGAAACCACCCCAGCAGCTGGAATGGAAACTG aACACAGGCCGGACAGAAGCTTGGAAAGTCCTGTCTCCCCAGGGAGACCCCTGGGATAGCGTGGCTCGGGTCCTCCCCAACGGCTCCCTCCTCCTGCCGGCTGTTGGGATCCAGGATGAGGGGACTTTCCGGTGCCGGGCAACGAGCCGGAGCGGAAAGGAGACCAAGTCTAACTACCGAGTCCGAGTCTATC AGATTCCTGGGAAGCCAGAAATTGTTGATCCTGCCTCTGAACTCATGGCTGGTGTCCCCAATAAG GTGGGGACATGTGTGTCCGAGGGGGGCTACCCTGCAGGGGCTCTTAGCTGGCTCTTGGATGGGAAAACTCTGATTCCTGATGGCAAAG GAGTGTCAGTGAAGGAAGAGACCAAGAGACACCCAGAGACAGGGCTTTTCACACTCCATTCGGAGCTGATGGTGACCCCAGCTCGGGGAGGAGCTCTCCACCCCACCTTCTCCTGTAGCTTCACCCCTGGCCTTCCCCGGCGCCGAGCCCTGCACACGGCCCCCATCCAGCTCAGGGTCTGGAGTGAGCACCGAGGTGGGGAGGGCCCCAACGTGG ATGCTGTGCCACTGAAGGAAGTCCAGTTGGTGGTAGAGCCAGAAGGGGGAGCAGTAGCTCCTGGTGGTACCGTGACCTTGACCTGTGAAGCCCCCGCCCAGCCCCCACCTCAAATCCACTGGATCAAGGAT ggcaggcccctgccccttccccctgGCCCCGTGCTGCTCCTCCCAGAGGTAGGGCCTGAGGACCAGGGAACCTACAGTTGTGTGGCCACCCATCCCAGCCATGGGCCCCAGGAGAGCCGTGCTGTCAGCGTCAGCATCATTG AAACAGGCGAGGAGGGGACGACTGCAG GCTCTGTGGAAGGGCCGGGGCTGGAAACCCTAGCCCTGACCCTGGGGATCCTGGGAGGCCTGGGGACAGTCGCCCTGCTCATTGGGGTCATCATGTGGCATCGAAGGCGGCAACGCAAAGGACAGGAGAG GAAGGTCCCGGAAaaccaggaggaggaagaggaggagagagcgGAACTGAACCAGCCAGAGGAGCCCGAGGCTGCAGAGAGCAGCACAGGAGGGCCTTGA
- the PBX2 gene encoding pre-B-cell leukemia transcription factor 2 isoform X1 — MGGARGGADQEPSFLLSTQASSPRLTPTPFGPYSPQELRVPVLLPNPSYPLPHRFLPSRVWRLRDPRKKRMVSSIRAPIRMSTAGPPRAPALGLGGLPLRPLLLQGLALQTELLLDLVAEAQSRRLEEQRATFHPPKNPLSLGRALPRPLEDREQLYSTILSHQQIMTITDQSLDEAQAKKHALNCHRMKPALFSVLCEIKEKTGLSIRSSQEEEPVDPQLMRLDNMLLAEGVAGPEKGGGSAAAAAAAAASGGGVSPDNSIEHSDYRSKLAQIRHIYHSELEKYEQACNEFTTHVMNLLREQSRTRPVAPKEMERMVSIIHRKFSAIQMQLKQSTCEAVMILRSRFLDARRKRRNFSKQATEVLNEYFYSHLSNPYPSEEAKEELAKKCGITVSQVSNWFGNKRIRYKKNIGKFQEEANIYAVKTAVSVTQGGHSRTSSPTPPSSAGSGGSFNLSGSGDMFLGMPGLNGDSYSASQVESLRHSMGPGGYGDNLGGGQMYSPREMRANGGWQEAVTPSSVTSPTEGPGSVHSDTSN, encoded by the exons ATGGGCGGGGCCCGTGGGGGGGCTGACCAGGAACCCAGCTTCCTGCTCAGTACCCAGGCATCCAGCCCCCGgctcacccccacccctttcGGCCCCTACTCCCCTCAGGAACTCAGGGTTCCGGTCCTCCTCCCAAATCCCAGCTACCCCCTCCCCCATCGGTTTCTCCCCTCCAGGGTATGGAGGCTGAGAGACCCCAGGAAGAAGAGGATGGTGAGCAG CATCAGGGCCCCCATCAGGATGAGCACGGCTGGCCCCCCGCGAGCTCCAGCACTCGGCCTTGGAGGTCTGCCCctccgtcccctcctcctccagggactcgcCCTACAG ACCGAGCTCCTTCTGGACCTGGTGGCAGAGGCCCAGTCCCGCCGCCTAGAGGAGCAGAGAGCCACCTTCCATCCCCCCAAGAACCCCCTAAGCCTAGGTCGAGCCCTGCCCCGGCCTCTTGAGGACAGAGAACAGCTCTACAGCACCATCCTCAGTCACCAG CAGATAATGACCATCACCGACCAGAGCCTGGACGAGGCCCAGGCCAA GAAACACGCCCTAAACTGCCACCGCATGAAGCCTGCTCTCTTTAGCGTTCTGTGTGAAATCAAGGAGAAAACTG GCCTCAGCATTCGAAGCTCCCAAGAGGAGGAGCCTGTGGATCCACAGCTGATGCGCTTGGACAACATGCTTCTGGCAGAGGGTGTGGCTGGGCCTGAGAAAGGGGGTGGCTCAGCGGCTGCAGCGGCAGCAGCTGCAGCCTCCGGGGGCGGAGTGTCCCCTGACAACTCCATCGAACACTCGGACTATCGCAGCAAACTTGCCCAGATCCGCCACATTTACCACTCGGAGCTGGAGAAATATGAACAG GCGTGTAACGAGTTCACAACCCACGTCATGAACCTGCTGAGGGAGCAGAGCCGCACGCGGCCTGTGGCACCCAAGGAGATGGAGCGCATGGTGAGCATCATCCACCGGAAGTTCAGCGCCATCCAGATGCAACTCAAGCAGAGCACCTGCGAGGCCGTCATGATCCTACGTTCCCGCTTCCTGGACGCCAG ACGGAAACGCCGTAACTTCAGCAAACAGGCCACGGAGGTTCTGAATGAGTATTTCTACTCCCACCTGAGTAACCCATACCCTAGTGAGGAGGCTAAGGAGGAGCTTGCCAAGAAGTGCGGAATCACTGTCTCTCAG GTCTCCAACTGGTTTGGCAACAAGCGGATTCGCTATAAGAAAAACATAGGAAAGTTCCAAGAGGAGGCAAACATCTATGCCGTCAAGACCGCCGTGTCGGTCACCCAGGGAGGCCACAGCCGCACCAGCTCCCCGACACCCCCTTCCTCCGCAG GCTCTGGCGGCTCTTTCAATCTCTCAGGATCCGGTGACATGTTTCTGGGGATGCCCGGGCTCAACGGAGATTCCTACTCTGCCtcccag GTGGAATCACTCCGACACTCAATGGGGCCAGGGGGCTACGGGGATAACCTCGGGGGAGGCCAGATGTACAGCCCTCGGGAAATGAGG gCAAATGGCGGCTGGCAGGAGGCTGTGACCCCGTCCTCAGTGACATCCCCAACAGAGGGACCAGGGAGCGTTCATTCAGACACTTCCAACTGA
- the AGER gene encoding advanced glycosylation end product-specific receptor isoform X1 — translation MAAGAVIGAWMLVLSLWGAVTGDQNITARIGKPLVLNCKGAPKKPPQQLEWKLNTGRTEAWKVLSPQGDPWDSVARVLPNGSLLLPAVGIQDEGTFRCRATSRSGKETKSNYRVRVYQIPGKPEIVDPASELMAGVPNKVGTCVSEGGYPAGALSWLLDGKTLIPDGKGVSVKEETKRHPETGLFTLHSELMVTPARGGALHPTFSCSFTPGLPRRRALHTAPIQLRVWSEHRGGEGPNVGEHMSEYAVPLKEVQLVVEPEGGAVAPGGTVTLTCEAPAQPPPQIHWIKDGRPLPLPPGPVLLLPEVGPEDQGTYSCVATHPSHGPQESRAVSVSIIETGEEGTTAGSVEGPGLETLALTLGILGGLGTVALLIGVIMWHRRRQRKGQERKVPENQEEEEEERAELNQPEEPEAAESSTGGP, via the exons ATGGCAGCAGGGGCAGTGATCGGAGCCTGGATGCTAGTCCTCAGTCTGTGGG GGGCAGTCACAGGGGACCAAAACATCACAGCCCGGATCGGGAAGCCACTGGTGCTGAACTGTAAGGGAGCCCCCAAGAAACCACCCCAGCAGCTGGAATGGAAACTG aACACAGGCCGGACAGAAGCTTGGAAAGTCCTGTCTCCCCAGGGAGACCCCTGGGATAGCGTGGCTCGGGTCCTCCCCAACGGCTCCCTCCTCCTGCCGGCTGTTGGGATCCAGGATGAGGGGACTTTCCGGTGCCGGGCAACGAGCCGGAGCGGAAAGGAGACCAAGTCTAACTACCGAGTCCGAGTCTATC AGATTCCTGGGAAGCCAGAAATTGTTGATCCTGCCTCTGAACTCATGGCTGGTGTCCCCAATAAG GTGGGGACATGTGTGTCCGAGGGGGGCTACCCTGCAGGGGCTCTTAGCTGGCTCTTGGATGGGAAAACTCTGATTCCTGATGGCAAAG GAGTGTCAGTGAAGGAAGAGACCAAGAGACACCCAGAGACAGGGCTTTTCACACTCCATTCGGAGCTGATGGTGACCCCAGCTCGGGGAGGAGCTCTCCACCCCACCTTCTCCTGTAGCTTCACCCCTGGCCTTCCCCGGCGCCGAGCCCTGCACACGGCCCCCATCCAGCTCAGGGTCTGGAGTGAGCACCGAGGTGGGGAGGGCCCCAACGTGGGTGAGCACATGTCAGAAT ATGCTGTGCCACTGAAGGAAGTCCAGTTGGTGGTAGAGCCAGAAGGGGGAGCAGTAGCTCCTGGTGGTACCGTGACCTTGACCTGTGAAGCCCCCGCCCAGCCCCCACCTCAAATCCACTGGATCAAGGAT ggcaggcccctgccccttccccctgGCCCCGTGCTGCTCCTCCCAGAGGTAGGGCCTGAGGACCAGGGAACCTACAGTTGTGTGGCCACCCATCCCAGCCATGGGCCCCAGGAGAGCCGTGCTGTCAGCGTCAGCATCATTG AAACAGGCGAGGAGGGGACGACTGCAG GCTCTGTGGAAGGGCCGGGGCTGGAAACCCTAGCCCTGACCCTGGGGATCCTGGGAGGCCTGGGGACAGTCGCCCTGCTCATTGGGGTCATCATGTGGCATCGAAGGCGGCAACGCAAAGGACAGGAGAG GAAGGTCCCGGAAaaccaggaggaggaagaggaggagagagcgGAACTGAACCAGCCAGAGGAGCCCGAGGCTGCAGAGAGCAGCACAGGAGGGCCTTGA
- the RNF5 gene encoding E3 ubiquitin-protein ligase RNF5 isoform X1: MAAAEEEDGGPEGPNRERGGAGATFECNICLETAREAVVSVCGHLYCWPCLHQWLETRPERQECPVCKAGISRENVVPLYGRGSQKPQDPRLKTPPRPQGQRPAPESRGGFQPFGDTGGFHFSFGVGAFPFGFFTTVFNTHEPFRRGTGVDLGQGHPASSWQDSLFLFLAIFFFFWLLSI, from the exons ATGGCAGCAGCGGAGGAGGAGGACGGGGGCCCCGAAGGGCCAAACCGcgagcggggcggggcgggcgcgaCCTTCGAATGTAATATATGTCTGGAGACTGCTCGGGAAGCTGTGGTCAGTGTGTGTGGCCACCTGTACTG TTGGCCCTGTCTTCATCAG tggctGGAGACACGGCCAGAGCGGCAAGAATGCCCAGTGTGCAAAGCTGGGATCAGCAGAGAAAATGTTGTCCCTCTCTATGGGCGAGGGAGCCAGAAGCCCCAGGATCCCAG aTTGAaaaccccaccccgcccccagggcCAGCGACCGGCTCCGGAGAGCAGAGGG GGATTCCAGCCATTTGGCGATACTGGGGGATTTCACTTCTCATTTGGTGTCGGTGCTTTTCCCTTTGGCTTTTTCACCACCGTCTTCAATACCCATGAACCGTTCCGTCGGGGTACAG GTGTGGATCTGGGACAGGGTCACCCGGCCTCCAGCTGGCAGGACTCCCTCTTCCTGTTTCTCGccatcttcttctttttctggctgCTCAGTATTTGA